The Pannonibacter sp. XCT-53 genome includes a region encoding these proteins:
- a CDS encoding methyl-accepting chemotaxis protein — protein MLGIFALVLVSLAGVSLTAQSGITSVNDRTEEIIDIWLPSVSISQSVEALSYKLQADLLFHVTSGDDQAFAGIERDMQDTRARIDVLFDDYEKLIVSDGERQLFNDMTARWRAFVQVADRIVGLSRDHRNADAAALFAGEGRARYTEAAAALRKIVDLNLTGAADAGKAARATQSSVESSLLLAAAAVFLLIVGASVFVIARVTTPIKALTRSMQTVASGMLETRIPHATMRNEIGDMALCLEGFVADLRAGRKAQAEQAETERRAAEQMALERQKIADTFEQKMGALAEQFHSASEALAGSARNLSATAEETARQTQVVAGAAEHASDNVQTVAAGTEELTASIREISSQVSRSSTITEAAARDGSDASTNIAALYSSAQQIGEVVELISDIAAQTNLLALNATIEAARAGEAGRGFAVVASEVKQLAAQTSRATEEIGRKIGEIQTATSGSVEAIRRMVTTIEDIRALTSSIAGAVEQQTAATAEIATNTQRAAMGAGDVSRNISGVGTAAEMTGEAATQLMTLSGDLSTQSTTLREEVRSFATSLRRG, from the coding sequence ATGCTGGGAATCTTCGCGCTCGTCCTTGTGTCATTGGCCGGAGTGAGCCTGACGGCCCAGTCCGGCATCACCTCCGTCAACGATCGCACCGAAGAGATCATCGACATCTGGCTGCCCAGCGTGTCGATCAGCCAGTCCGTCGAAGCCCTGAGCTACAAGCTGCAGGCCGATCTCCTGTTCCATGTCACCTCGGGCGACGACCAGGCATTTGCTGGCATCGAACGCGACATGCAGGACACCCGCGCCCGGATCGACGTCCTGTTCGACGACTACGAAAAACTCATCGTCAGCGACGGCGAACGCCAGCTCTTCAATGACATGACCGCCCGGTGGCGCGCCTTTGTCCAGGTTGCCGACCGGATCGTCGGCCTCTCGCGCGACCACCGAAACGCCGATGCCGCCGCGCTGTTCGCCGGCGAGGGCCGCGCCCGCTACACGGAGGCTGCGGCCGCCCTGCGCAAGATCGTCGATCTCAACCTGACCGGGGCTGCGGATGCCGGCAAGGCCGCCCGTGCAACCCAGTCGTCCGTCGAAAGCTCGCTGCTTCTCGCCGCCGCCGCCGTCTTCCTGCTGATCGTCGGCGCAAGCGTGTTCGTCATCGCGCGGGTGACGACGCCGATCAAGGCACTGACCCGCTCGATGCAGACGGTGGCCAGCGGCATGCTGGAGACGCGCATCCCGCACGCCACCATGCGCAACGAGATCGGCGACATGGCGCTGTGCCTCGAAGGTTTCGTCGCCGACCTGAGAGCCGGCCGCAAGGCGCAGGCCGAGCAGGCGGAGACGGAACGGCGCGCCGCCGAGCAGATGGCGCTGGAGCGCCAGAAGATCGCGGACACCTTTGAACAGAAGATGGGCGCACTGGCCGAGCAGTTCCATTCCGCATCCGAAGCCCTGGCCGGATCCGCCCGCAACCTGTCGGCAACGGCGGAAGAAACGGCGCGGCAGACGCAGGTCGTGGCGGGCGCTGCCGAGCATGCCTCGGACAACGTCCAGACCGTTGCTGCCGGCACCGAGGAACTGACCGCCTCGATCCGCGAGATCAGCTCGCAGGTCTCGCGTTCAAGCACCATCACCGAGGCTGCGGCCCGCGACGGCTCGGATGCCAGCACCAACATTGCGGCGCTCTACTCCTCCGCGCAGCAGATCGGCGAGGTGGTGGAGCTGATCAGCGACATCGCGGCCCAGACCAACCTGCTGGCGCTCAACGCGACGATCGAGGCGGCGCGCGCCGGCGAGGCGGGCCGCGGCTTCGCTGTCGTTGCCTCGGAAGTGAAACAGCTGGCCGCCCAGACCTCGCGCGCCACCGAAGAGATCGGCCGCAAGATCGGCGAGATCCAGACCGCGACCTCGGGCTCGGTCGAGGCCATCCGGCGGATGGTCACCACGATCGAGGACATTCGCGCGCTGACCTCGAGCATCGCCGGGGCCGTGGAGCAGCAGACCGCCGCCACGGCGGAAATCGCGACCAACACCCAGCGCGCGGCGATGGGTGCCGGCGACGTCAGCCGCAACATTTCCGGCGTCGGCACGGCAGCGGAAATGACCGGGGAAGCAGCCACCCAGCTGATGACGCTGTCAGGCGACCTGTCCACCCAGTCGACGACCCTGCGCGAGGAAGTGCGCAGCTTCGCCACGAGTCTGCGCCGGGGTTGA
- a CDS encoding methionine gamma-lyase — MTLKSNAGFATRAIHHGYDPMENEGALTPPMHLTSTFAFDSAEQGAAIFAGREGGYFYSRISNPTLDLLERRCAVLEGAEAGLALASGMGAITSVLWTFLAPGDEVITDKTLYGCTFAFLRHGLARFGITITHVDLTSPSDLEAAISDKTKIVYFETPANPNMRLVDIAAISAIARKAGARTVVDNTYATPVLTRPIELGADIVVHSATKYMGGHGDLVGGIAVGPGADIQQIRLVGMKDMTGAVMAPFNAHLVLRGLKTLKLRMERHCASAMEVARFLEVHPSVAKVYYPGLESFAQHELARRQMPGFGGMIAFELKGGFAAGSALMNRLMMIRRAVSLGDCESLIQHPASMTHSTYTPEERAAHGIAEGLIRLSVGLEDVADILGDLDSALAGRDAAAA; from the coding sequence ATGACCCTGAAGTCCAACGCCGGCTTTGCAACGCGCGCCATCCATCACGGCTATGACCCGATGGAGAACGAGGGCGCGCTGACGCCGCCGATGCACCTCACCTCCACCTTCGCCTTCGACAGCGCCGAGCAGGGGGCTGCGATCTTCGCCGGCCGTGAGGGCGGCTATTTCTACTCGCGCATTTCCAACCCGACGCTCGACCTGCTGGAGCGGCGCTGCGCCGTGCTCGAAGGGGCGGAAGCCGGCCTTGCGCTGGCCTCCGGCATGGGCGCGATCACCTCGGTGCTGTGGACGTTTCTTGCGCCGGGCGATGAGGTCATCACCGACAAGACGCTCTATGGCTGCACCTTCGCCTTCCTGCGCCATGGCCTTGCCCGCTTCGGCATCACCATCACCCATGTGGACCTGACGAGCCCGTCCGATCTGGAAGCGGCGATCAGCGACAAGACGAAGATCGTCTATTTCGAGACGCCGGCGAACCCGAACATGCGGCTCGTCGACATCGCCGCCATCTCCGCCATTGCCCGCAAGGCGGGTGCGCGCACCGTGGTCGACAACACCTATGCGACACCGGTGCTGACCCGCCCGATCGAGCTGGGCGCCGACATCGTCGTGCATTCGGCGACCAAGTACATGGGCGGCCACGGCGATCTGGTCGGCGGCATTGCGGTGGGTCCGGGTGCGGACATCCAGCAGATCCGTCTGGTCGGGATGAAGGACATGACGGGCGCCGTGATGGCGCCGTTCAATGCCCATCTGGTGTTGCGTGGCCTCAAGACGCTGAAACTGCGCATGGAGCGCCACTGCGCGTCCGCGATGGAGGTGGCGCGCTTCCTGGAGGTGCATCCGTCGGTGGCCAAGGTTTACTATCCGGGTCTCGAAAGCTTCGCGCAGCATGAGCTGGCCCGCCGCCAGATGCCGGGCTTCGGCGGCATGATCGCCTTTGAACTGAAGGGTGGCTTTGCCGCCGGCTCCGCCCTGATGAACCGCCTGATGATGATCCGGCGCGCGGTGTCGCTCGGCGATTGCGAAAGCCTGATCCAGCATCCGGCCTCGATGACCCATTCCACCTACACGCCGGAAGAGCGGGCCGCGCATGGCATTGCGGAAGGTCTGATCCGCCTGTCTGTGGGCCTTGAGGACGTCGCCGACATCCTTGGCGATCTGGACAGCGCGCTGGCGGGCCGGGACGCAGCGGCAGCCTGA
- a CDS encoding methyl-accepting chemotaxis protein, whose translation MRISRKLPAVMISLGLLCAAGVGIASYFSAASIMMQQGEEGLFALAESEAGEVENFFQDVTTEVSGFADSMSVISAYRRLGAGYEKYGADAPRILTETYVTANPHPPEARDALVKTGYKPYDTAHKTYHPILRRFAQTSGFGDILLISLDGEVIYSLRKRSDFTANLRDPAWSGSPLGQAFAQAIAGQPDQAHIQDAAPHPARNGIPTGYIATPISIGRKAIGVIAFETPSKRLDSLLGTYAGMGETGNMFLVNESGEAQNDSARTAAVDERRMIVVPASDVNESLSGLTKLHELDNGAGGTLVAAMVPVEAPGKRYAMLVVQDRDELLSGLTTLQNWALLICLIGGISTAVVAIVFSGRMSRRIRNLSTAMQQLAAGRIDTPLPADNRSDEIDDMTRTVVVFKENLIRREELEAGARIERDKERHRQAHVEAIILKFRDLIGEMVTRVDAKTGVLTVSAANMNRIALDASRQASSASLASAHSSENVQTVAAAAEELTTAISEILSQSGRAGQIVEDTTATARQTDAEVASLDEAAEKIGAVVGMIREIAEQTNLLALNATIEAARAGSAGKGFAVVAAEVKALSDQTARATEQIGQQIAGVQRLTKSAIGAIRRISEQIESVHVVTGAITSAVGEQRKATQEITQSIALAASGSSEVVSNVGQVTEAIQITLREAGSVDQVSAEVKHVSQDLMQAVEDFLSEMHRDVAERRKALRIQAGEETVTIDSQRGTFEADVRDESPDGLGLHPVPGLLPGLDVVIRRGSGRRQTGHVAWSSDKGVGISDLRDIA comes from the coding sequence ATGCGCATCTCCCGAAAACTGCCTGCAGTCATGATCTCGCTTGGCCTGCTCTGTGCCGCAGGCGTCGGCATCGCCAGCTATTTCTCGGCCGCCTCGATCATGATGCAGCAAGGCGAAGAGGGCCTGTTCGCTCTGGCGGAGAGCGAGGCAGGCGAGGTCGAGAACTTTTTCCAGGACGTGACCACGGAAGTGTCCGGCTTTGCCGACAGCATGTCGGTGATCTCGGCCTACCGTCGGCTTGGCGCCGGCTACGAGAAATATGGCGCAGATGCCCCGCGGATCCTGACGGAGACCTATGTCACGGCCAACCCGCATCCGCCGGAGGCACGCGACGCGCTCGTGAAGACGGGCTACAAGCCCTATGACACCGCCCACAAGACGTATCACCCGATCCTGCGCCGTTTCGCCCAGACATCGGGCTTCGGCGACATCCTGCTGATTTCGCTCGACGGCGAGGTCATCTATTCGCTGCGCAAGCGCTCCGACTTCACGGCCAATCTCCGCGACCCGGCCTGGAGCGGGTCGCCGCTTGGCCAGGCATTTGCCCAGGCGATCGCAGGCCAGCCGGATCAGGCCCACATCCAGGATGCCGCGCCGCATCCGGCCCGCAACGGCATTCCCACCGGCTACATCGCCACCCCGATCTCCATCGGTCGCAAGGCCATTGGCGTGATTGCCTTCGAGACGCCGTCCAAACGGCTCGACAGTCTGCTCGGCACCTACGCCGGCATGGGCGAGACGGGCAACATGTTCCTCGTCAACGAAAGCGGCGAGGCCCAGAACGACAGTGCCCGGACGGCCGCGGTGGACGAGCGCCGGATGATCGTGGTGCCCGCATCGGACGTCAACGAGTCCCTCTCCGGCCTGACCAAGCTGCACGAGCTGGACAACGGCGCGGGCGGGACTCTCGTCGCCGCGATGGTTCCGGTCGAGGCGCCCGGCAAGCGCTATGCCATGCTGGTGGTGCAGGACCGGGACGAGCTGCTGAGCGGCCTGACAACGCTGCAGAACTGGGCGCTGCTGATCTGCCTGATCGGTGGCATCTCGACCGCTGTCGTCGCGATCGTCTTCTCCGGCCGGATGTCCCGCCGCATCCGGAACCTGTCGACCGCCATGCAGCAGCTGGCTGCGGGCCGGATCGACACGCCGCTGCCGGCCGACAACCGCTCGGACGAGATCGACGACATGACCCGCACCGTCGTGGTGTTCAAGGAGAACCTGATCCGCCGCGAGGAACTCGAGGCGGGTGCCAGGATCGAGCGGGACAAGGAGCGGCACCGGCAGGCACATGTCGAGGCAATCATCCTCAAGTTCCGCGACCTGATCGGGGAGATGGTCACCCGGGTGGATGCAAAGACCGGCGTGCTGACGGTCAGCGCCGCCAACATGAACCGGATCGCTCTCGACGCGTCCAGGCAGGCCTCCTCGGCGAGCCTCGCCTCGGCGCACTCCTCGGAGAACGTGCAGACGGTCGCAGCGGCTGCAGAAGAGCTGACCACGGCAATTTCGGAAATCCTGTCGCAGTCGGGACGCGCAGGTCAGATCGTGGAAGACACCACGGCGACCGCGCGCCAGACGGACGCGGAAGTTGCCAGCCTGGACGAGGCCGCCGAGAAGATCGGAGCCGTGGTCGGGATGATCCGCGAGATTGCCGAACAGACCAATCTGCTGGCCCTCAATGCCACCATCGAGGCCGCCCGCGCCGGCAGCGCCGGCAAGGGCTTCGCCGTGGTTGCCGCCGAGGTGAAGGCCCTGTCGGACCAGACCGCGCGCGCAACCGAGCAGATCGGCCAGCAGATTGCCGGGGTCCAGCGGCTCACGAAGAGCGCGATCGGCGCGATCCGGCGGATTTCCGAGCAGATCGAGAGCGTGCATGTGGTGACCGGCGCGATCACCTCCGCCGTCGGCGAGCAGCGCAAGGCAACGCAGGAGATCACCCAGAGCATTGCACTGGCCGCCAGCGGCTCCAGCGAAGTGGTCAGCAACGTCGGTCAGGTGACGGAAGCGATCCAGATCACCCTCCGTGAAGCCGGCTCCGTCGATCAGGTGAGCGCCGAGGTCAAGCATGTGTCGCAGGACCTGATGCAGGCGGTCGAGGACTTCCTGTCCGAGATGCACCGCGACGTGGCCGAACGGCGCAAGGCGCTGCGCATCCAGGCCGGCGAGGAAACGGTGACCATCGACAGCCAGCGCGGCACCTTCGAGGCAGACGTGCGCGACGAGTCGCCCGACGGTCTTGGCCTGCATCCGGTGCCGGGTCTCCTCCCCGGGCTGGACGTGGTCATCCGGCGCGGCTCCGGCCGGCGGCAGACAGGCCACGTGGCCTGGTCCTCCGACAAGGGGGTGGGAATTTCGGATCTGCGGGACATCGCCTGA
- a CDS encoding sterol desaturase family protein → MQAFLLEHEQTLRLGAFLGVLVLMAGWELAAPARRLEVPRLLRWSNNLALVVLDTLLVRLAFPVLAVGLALKAEAGGWGLFHALEIPVWLAVVLGVILLDLVIYLQHVLFHFVPGLWRLHRVHHADLDIDVTTGLRFHPVEILLSMGLKLAAVAALGAPALAVLLFEVLLNACAMFNHSNIRLPARVDRVLRLVLVTPDMHRVHHSVIPRETNSNFGFSLSWWDRLLGTYIAQPAEGHEGMRIGVPQFRTRRDLWLDRMLWQPVRGPAYGSPRNTDDTGTARTEPEA, encoded by the coding sequence ATGCAGGCCTTTCTTCTCGAGCATGAACAGACCTTGCGGCTGGGCGCCTTTCTCGGCGTTCTCGTCCTGATGGCCGGATGGGAACTGGCGGCGCCCGCGCGCCGGCTCGAGGTTCCCCGTCTTCTGCGCTGGTCGAACAATCTGGCGCTGGTTGTCCTGGACACGCTGCTCGTCCGCCTGGCCTTTCCGGTGCTGGCCGTCGGGCTGGCGCTGAAGGCAGAGGCCGGTGGCTGGGGCCTCTTCCATGCGCTTGAGATCCCGGTCTGGCTGGCTGTGGTCCTCGGCGTCATCCTGCTCGATCTGGTGATCTACCTGCAGCATGTGCTGTTTCACTTCGTGCCCGGCCTGTGGCGCCTGCACCGGGTGCATCATGCCGATCTCGACATCGACGTGACCACCGGCCTGCGGTTCCACCCGGTCGAGATCCTCCTGTCGATGGGGCTGAAGCTGGCCGCGGTCGCGGCCCTTGGCGCGCCGGCCCTGGCCGTGCTGCTGTTCGAGGTGCTGCTCAACGCCTGCGCGATGTTCAACCACTCGAACATCCGGCTGCCCGCGCGCGTCGACCGCGTGCTGCGGCTGGTCCTGGTCACGCCGGACATGCACCGGGTCCACCATTCCGTGATCCCGCGCGAGACGAACTCGAACTTCGGCTTTTCCCTGTCGTGGTGGGACCGGTTGCTCGGCACCTATATCGCGCAGCCGGCTGAGGGACATGAGGGCATGCGCATCGGCGTGCCGCAGTTCCGCACCCGCCGCGATCTCTGGCTGGACCGGATGCTGTGGCAGCCCGTGCGTGGCCCCGCCTATGGCTCCCCCCGCAACACCGACGACACGGGCACGGCCAGGACAGAACCGGAGGCCTAA
- the purU gene encoding formyltetrahydrofolate deformylase — MKSFVFTLSCEDRPGIVAAVTTELADMGANIAESDQFWDQVSNRFFMRIAFLAPEGVTRDTISRALAPAIARFDMKTELTDQSQRKKIIIMVSKFDHAMLHLLYQIRVGWMDADVAAIVSNHEDSRRTAEIEGIPFHYWPVNKENKAQQEEKLLALVKETGADLVVLARYMQVLSDSLSKRLFGKVINIHHSFLPSFKGARPYHQAHERGVKMIGATAHYVTADLDEGPIIEQDAERVNHSLSANDFVARGRDIESRVLARAVKFHLENRVMIVGNKTIVFAR, encoded by the coding sequence ATGAAGTCCTTTGTATTCACCCTGTCCTGCGAAGACCGGCCGGGGATCGTCGCGGCCGTGACCACCGAACTCGCCGACATGGGCGCCAACATTGCGGAGAGCGACCAGTTCTGGGATCAGGTCAGCAACCGCTTCTTCATGCGCATCGCCTTCCTCGCGCCGGAGGGCGTGACCCGGGACACGATCTCCCGTGCGCTGGCGCCGGCGATCGCCCGCTTCGACATGAAGACCGAGCTGACGGACCAGTCACAGCGCAAGAAGATCATCATCATGGTCTCGAAGTTCGACCATGCCATGCTGCATCTTCTCTATCAGATCCGGGTCGGCTGGATGGATGCCGACGTGGCAGCCATCGTTTCCAACCACGAGGACAGCCGCCGCACCGCCGAGATCGAGGGCATTCCCTTCCACTACTGGCCGGTCAACAAGGAGAACAAGGCCCAGCAGGAAGAGAAGCTGCTGGCGCTGGTCAAGGAAACGGGAGCGGATCTTGTCGTTCTGGCCCGCTACATGCAGGTCCTGTCCGACAGCCTGTCGAAGCGCCTGTTCGGCAAGGTCATCAACATTCACCATTCGTTCCTGCCGAGCTTCAAGGGGGCACGGCCCTATCACCAGGCTCACGAGCGGGGCGTGAAGATGATCGGCGCGACGGCGCATTACGTGACCGCTGACCTCGACGAGGGCCCGATCATCGAGCAGGACGCCGAGCGCGTGAACCACTCCCTGTCTGCCAACGACTTCGTCGCTCGCGGCCGCGACATCGAATCCCGCGTGCTCGCCCGCGCGGTGAAGTTCCACCTCGAAAACCGGGTCATGATCGTCGGCAACAAGACGATCGTCTTCGCCCGCTGA
- a CDS encoding 1-deoxy-D-xylulose-5-phosphate synthase N-terminal domain-containing protein: MDQLKVIEQRLLWLACWMVHNANHLRDKGDGDVKVGGHQASSASMVSLMTALYFHALKPEDRVAVKPHASPVFHAIQYLMGNQTLEKLQDFRAYGGAQSYPSRTKDVDDVDFSTGSVGLGVALPIFASMTQDYLEGHGWLKQPKGRMVALIGDAELDEGNIYEALQEGWKHEVRNVWWIIDYNRQSLDGVVREGLWAHMEQIFDAFGWRVLRLKHGALQRAAFAEPGGDKLRAWIDACPNALYSALTFRGGAAWRERLMADLGDQGVVSALIDRRSDAELAALMENLGGHCLDTLKDAFDSAQDERPTVFLAYTIKGWGTPLAGHKDNHAGLMTPTQMEEFRGRMGVPHGAEWEPFAAVEDVAGLKAFLGTVPFFARGRRRYTAETLPAPGVVALSDKMLSTQAGFGKIMDEIARAGGPLADRIVTTSPDVTVSTNLGGWVNRRGLFARDPRGDTFRDERIPSAQKWAFSPQGQHIELGIAEMNLMLMLGAAGLSHSLFGERLIPVGTVYDPFVVRGLDALNYACYQDARFLLVGTPSGVTLAPEGGAHQSIGTPLIGMSQDGLASFEPAYLDELAIIMDWAFDYMQREGKGDLDERTWLREETGGSVYLRLSTRPVEQVLRRPDPGFQQGVIDGAYWLREPGPNAEVVIAYQGTVATEAIEAAGRMMGARRDIGVLAVTSADRLNAGWTAARRARARGHETATSLAERLMGQLPPHCTLITVIDGHPATLSWLGAVAGHRTIPLGVEHFGQTGTIADLYRHFGIDADAIVAAAARITQGRPIQLRA, encoded by the coding sequence ATGGACCAGTTGAAGGTGATCGAGCAGCGGCTCTTGTGGCTGGCCTGCTGGATGGTGCACAACGCCAACCACCTGCGCGACAAGGGCGACGGCGATGTGAAGGTCGGCGGCCATCAGGCCAGCTCCGCCTCCATGGTGTCGCTGATGACCGCGCTCTATTTCCATGCGCTGAAGCCGGAAGACCGGGTGGCGGTGAAGCCGCATGCCTCGCCGGTGTTTCATGCGATCCAGTATCTCATGGGCAACCAGACGCTGGAGAAGCTGCAGGATTTCCGCGCCTATGGCGGGGCGCAGAGCTATCCCTCGCGCACCAAGGACGTGGATGACGTCGATTTCTCCACCGGCTCGGTCGGCCTCGGTGTGGCGCTGCCGATCTTCGCCTCGATGACGCAGGACTATCTCGAAGGCCACGGCTGGCTGAAGCAGCCGAAGGGCCGCATGGTGGCGCTGATCGGCGACGCCGAGCTGGACGAAGGCAACATCTACGAGGCGCTGCAGGAGGGCTGGAAGCACGAGGTCCGCAATGTCTGGTGGATCATCGACTACAACCGCCAGAGCCTTGACGGCGTCGTCCGCGAGGGCCTGTGGGCTCACATGGAGCAGATCTTCGACGCCTTCGGCTGGCGTGTGCTGCGTCTCAAGCATGGCGCGTTGCAGCGGGCCGCCTTCGCCGAGCCTGGCGGCGACAAGCTGCGTGCCTGGATCGACGCCTGCCCGAATGCGCTCTACTCCGCGCTGACCTTCCGCGGCGGGGCTGCCTGGCGCGAGCGGCTGATGGCGGATCTGGGCGACCAGGGGGTTGTCTCCGCGCTCATCGACCGCCGCTCGGATGCAGAGCTTGCCGCCTTGATGGAGAACCTCGGCGGACACTGCCTCGACACGCTGAAGGACGCCTTCGACAGTGCGCAGGACGAGCGGCCGACCGTGTTCCTTGCCTACACGATCAAGGGCTGGGGCACGCCGCTGGCCGGGCACAAGGACAACCACGCCGGCCTGATGACGCCGACGCAGATGGAAGAATTCCGCGGCCGCATGGGCGTGCCGCACGGCGCGGAGTGGGAGCCCTTTGCCGCCGTCGAGGATGTGGCCGGGCTGAAGGCCTTCCTCGGCACGGTGCCGTTCTTTGCCCGGGGCCGCCGGCGTTACACCGCCGAGACCCTGCCGGCGCCGGGTGTCGTGGCGCTGTCCGACAAGATGCTTTCGACCCAGGCTGGCTTCGGCAAGATCATGGACGAGATCGCGCGCGCGGGCGGCCCGCTCGCCGACCGCATCGTCACCACCTCGCCGGACGTGACCGTCTCGACCAACCTCGGCGGCTGGGTCAACCGGCGCGGGCTGTTTGCCCGTGATCCGCGTGGCGACACGTTCCGCGACGAGCGCATTCCGTCGGCGCAGAAATGGGCCTTCTCGCCGCAGGGCCAGCATATCGAACTCGGCATTGCCGAGATGAACCTGATGCTGATGCTGGGGGCCGCGGGCCTGTCGCACAGCCTGTTCGGCGAGCGCCTGATCCCGGTTGGCACCGTCTACGATCCCTTCGTCGTGCGCGGCCTCGATGCCCTCAACTATGCCTGTTACCAGGATGCCCGCTTCCTGCTGGTCGGCACGCCGTCCGGTGTCACGCTGGCTCCGGAGGGCGGGGCGCACCAGTCCATCGGTACGCCGCTGATCGGCATGTCGCAGGATGGCCTTGCCAGTTTCGAGCCGGCCTATCTGGACGAGCTGGCGATCATCATGGACTGGGCCTTCGACTACATGCAGCGCGAAGGCAAGGGCGATCTGGACGAACGCACCTGGCTGCGCGAGGAGACCGGCGGCTCGGTCTACCTGCGCCTGTCGACGCGTCCGGTCGAGCAGGTGCTGCGCCGGCCGGATCCGGGCTTCCAGCAGGGCGTCATCGACGGCGCCTACTGGCTGCGCGAACCGGGCCCGAATGCCGAGGTCGTCATTGCCTATCAGGGCACGGTGGCGACCGAGGCCATCGAGGCGGCCGGCCGCATGATGGGTGCGCGGCGTGACATCGGCGTGCTGGCGGTCACCTCCGCCGACCGGCTGAACGCCGGCTGGACGGCGGCGCGGCGGGCGCGGGCCCGGGGCCACGAGACGGCGACGAGCCTTGCCGAGCGGCTGATGGGCCAGTTGCCGCCGCATTGCACGCTGATCACCGTGATTGATGGCCATCCGGCGACGCTGTCCTGGCTCGGCGCGGTGGCCGGTCACCGGACCATCCCGCTCGGCGTCGAGCATTTCGGCCAGACCGGCACGATTGCCGATCTCTACCGGCATTTCGGCATCGATGCGGATGCCATCGTGGCTGCTGCCGCCCGGATCACGCAGGGACGGCCGATCCAGCTTCGCGCGTGA
- a CDS encoding alpha/beta hydrolase has translation MGDATPQFLTVGSGAARREIAVIRQEGRTPGLFWLSGFKSDMTGTKAAALAERAASTGQAVTRMDYSGHGQSGGRFEEGTISRWLEEARAVFDTDAPGERILVGSSMGGWLALLLTLAHVAEVGLERSRIRGLVLIAPATDFTEELMWRQRFDDTIREEILRTGRYARPSAYGDGPYVITRELIEDGRRHLLLGRALQLGCPVSILQGRRDPDVPWTHALRLVESLPQDDVRLTLVPDGDHRLSRPQDISLLLDLIAGISS, from the coding sequence ATGGGCGATGCGACGCCGCAATTCCTCACGGTCGGGTCCGGCGCGGCGCGGCGCGAGATTGCCGTGATCCGGCAGGAGGGCCGCACGCCCGGGCTGTTCTGGCTCTCGGGCTTCAAGTCCGACATGACCGGAACCAAGGCGGCAGCCCTTGCCGAACGGGCGGCCAGCACGGGGCAGGCGGTGACGCGGATGGACTACTCCGGCCACGGGCAGTCTGGCGGCCGGTTCGAGGAGGGCACGATCAGCCGCTGGCTCGAGGAGGCCCGCGCCGTCTTCGACACGGACGCTCCGGGCGAGCGGATCCTGGTCGGCTCGTCCATGGGCGGCTGGCTGGCGCTGCTCCTGACCCTGGCGCATGTCGCCGAAGTTGGCCTAGAGCGCAGCCGGATCCGTGGACTGGTCCTGATTGCCCCGGCCACGGACTTCACCGAAGAGCTGATGTGGCGCCAGCGGTTTGACGACACGATCCGGGAGGAGATCCTGCGGACAGGCCGCTACGCGCGGCCTTCGGCCTATGGTGACGGTCCCTATGTCATCACGCGGGAGCTCATCGAGGACGGGCGGCGCCACCTGCTGCTTGGTCGTGCCCTGCAGCTCGGCTGCCCCGTCTCCATCCTGCAGGGCCGACGGGATCCCGACGTGCCCTGGACGCATGCCCTGCGCCTGGTCGAGAGCCTGCCGCAGGATGACGTGCGGCTCACGCTGGTGCCGGATGGCGACCACCGGCTGTCCCGACCACAGGACATCTCGCTGCTGCTCGACCTGATTGCAGGAATTTCATCGTAA
- a CDS encoding PDC sensor domain-containing protein yields MRYLPLAVAFLCLAYPRISDANEFQVELETLASSRVATLAAAPEVIAAVLDHNRKSASLDADAIEGLDQVWRAEVDSIVQPTIDAMMSNSLSQFLARQQEASGGLFTEIFVMDAKGLNVGQSELTSDIWQGDEAKWQDTFLKGRDSRHISDIEQDDSTQTIQSQISLPVVDPSTGTPIGAITVGINIERL; encoded by the coding sequence ATGAGGTACTTGCCCCTCGCTGTTGCGTTTCTGTGTCTAGCGTACCCAAGAATTTCAGATGCCAACGAGTTCCAGGTCGAACTGGAAACCCTCGCGTCCAGCCGCGTCGCAACCCTCGCGGCGGCACCGGAAGTGATCGCGGCCGTGCTCGATCACAACCGGAAGTCTGCCTCACTCGATGCGGATGCCATCGAGGGGCTTGATCAGGTCTGGCGCGCCGAGGTCGATTCGATCGTGCAGCCGACGATCGACGCCATGATGAGCAATTCCCTGTCGCAGTTCCTCGCCCGCCAGCAGGAGGCCAGTGGCGGCCTGTTCACGGAGATCTTCGTGATGGACGCCAAGGGCCTGAACGTCGGCCAGAGCGAACTGACGTCCGACATCTGGCAGGGCGACGAGGCCAAGTGGCAGGACACGTTCCTGAAGGGCCGCGACAGTCGCCACATCAGCGACATCGAGCAGGACGATTCGACCCAGACGATCCAGAGCCAGATCAGTCTGCCGGTCGTCGATCCTTCGACCGGAACCCCCATCGGCGCGATTACCGTCGGCATCAACATCGAGCGGCTCTGA